In Porites lutea chromosome 1, jaPorLute2.1, whole genome shotgun sequence, a single genomic region encodes these proteins:
- the LOC140941186 gene encoding adenosine receptor A2a-like — translation MNNTSVALTEISTRVCSKLPVAHGAALITTNTAVSLLGTIGNLLVCMAFATNPNLRRSSNYLLVTLAIADLMATMVCEPLFLAILVRRTFSHSCARNLEIAYFYVSNFSASVSVVNMAVISIDRLIAIAFPFRHKSRKVVLMIRGMLTASWILIIALNLSAKFLKARQAIRGFIVVGIFTISYVIIFVSYMLIVMCLVRQKRRRRHLGAPSVNLSSYRYEARVAFTCAIVIFVFTPCWFPLFIVFTVTGKTLVKPFGYVHYWIRTVALSNSAMNFVIYGSRMPNFRDSYIAIFRRIAKSLRTSPCRSDGVD, via the coding sequence ATGAATAACACATCAGTTGCACTCACTGAAATCTCCACAAGAGTTTGCTCTAAACTTCCTGTCGCTCATGGTGCTGCCCTTATCACCACGAATACAGCAGTTAGTTTGTTGGGAACGATTGGAAACTTGCTCGTGTGCATGGCTTTTGCAACAAACCCCAACCTACGTCGCTCATCTAACTACCTTCTGGTCACCTTAGCAATAGCTGATTTGATGGCAACAATGGTGTGTGAACCGCTCTTTTTGGCAATTCTCGTGAGGAGAACGTTTTCCCATAGCTGCGCACGGAATCTGGAGATCGCTTACTTTTATGTTTCAAATTTCTCGGCGTCAGTTTCAGTAGTGAATATGGCAGTTATTAGCATTGACCGCTTGATTGCCATCGCGTTTCCTTTTCGACACAAAAGCAGAAAGGTGGTTCTAATGATAAGGGGAATGCTAACAGCGAGCTGGATATTAATAATAGCGCTGAATCTTTCTGCTAAGTTCCTTAAAGCACGTCAAGCGATCAGGGGTTTCATCGTTGTGGGGATCTTTACCATCAGCTATGTCATAATCTTTGTGTCTTACATGCTGATTGTCATGTGTCTGGTAAGGCAAAAAAGGAGGAGAAGACACCTTGGTGCTCCATCTGTGAACCTTTCCAGTTATCGTTATGAAGCACGCGTGGCTTTCACATGCGCAATTGTCATCTTTGTTTTTACGCCTTGTTGGTTTCCACTGTTCATAGTGTTCACTGTGACGGGCAAGACGTTGGTAAAGCCGTTTGGATACGTCCATTACTGGATTAGAACCGTAGCTCTGTCAAACTCCGCCATGAACTTTGTCATCTATGGATCAAGAATGCCCAACTTTCGCGATAGCTACATCGCTATTTTTCGAAGGATCGCCAAGTCGCTACGTACATCGCCCTGTAGATCAGACGGAGTAGACTAA